A genome region from Geobacter pickeringii includes the following:
- the dut gene encoding dUTP diphosphatase: MNRCLVKFRRVRPGHGIPLPCYMTQHAAGMDLCAVLDEEITLLPGERRLIPTGIAISLPDGFEAQIRPRSGLALKHGIALVNSPGTIDPDYRGEIGVIIINHGTEPFVVRPGERIAQMVFAPFVRAELSEVAELDDTARGAGGFGHTGT; encoded by the coding sequence AAATTTCGCCGTGTTCGTCCCGGCCACGGTATTCCTCTCCCCTGTTACATGACCCAGCATGCTGCCGGCATGGATCTGTGTGCCGTTCTCGATGAAGAGATAACGCTTCTGCCGGGAGAACGTCGGCTGATTCCTACTGGCATCGCCATTTCGCTTCCAGACGGCTTTGAGGCTCAGATTCGCCCCAGAAGCGGCCTTGCTCTCAAGCACGGCATAGCACTTGTCAATTCGCCAGGAACAATCGACCCTGATTATCGGGGCGAAATTGGCGTAATCATCATTAATCACGGTACAGAGCCTTTTGTGGTAAGGCCGGGCGAGCGGATTGCCCAGATGGTCTTTGCCCCGTTTGTGCGCGCCGAGTTGTCCGAGGTGGCCGAGCTCGACGATACGGCACGGGGCGCTGGAGGATTTGGGCATACCGGTACCTGA
- a CDS encoding aminopeptidase has product MNDPRVRQLAEVLVCYSARVKKGDVVLINASGTECIPLVKELYSLCLSRGAKYVEYSFQIPEIDRHFYNSATKAQASHFPQHKLDFMKEVSVYIGISAGENSMVMAQANQANMIAWSKTTRPIVDRRVKNTRWVITRYPTHGAAQEAKMSLEEYEDYLFSACCIDWQAESRKQEKLKRLMDRTESVRIKASDTDLSFSIKGLDGIKCDGRFNIPDGEVFTAPVRNSVEGHITYNCPTVYQGKEFNGIRLEFREGKVVKATATGMDEALNRILDTDEGARYIGEFAIGVNPNIREPMRNILFDEKIFGSIHFTPGQCYDECDNGNRSAVHWDMVKLLRGDGEIWFDDCLIQKDGLFVQTDLLDLNPKG; this is encoded by the coding sequence ATGAATGATCCACGTGTACGACAGCTTGCCGAAGTTCTTGTCTGCTATTCCGCCCGCGTTAAAAAGGGAGACGTCGTTCTCATCAATGCATCCGGTACCGAATGCATCCCACTGGTGAAAGAGCTCTATTCCCTTTGCCTTTCCCGGGGGGCAAAATACGTCGAATACTCCTTTCAGATCCCCGAAATCGATCGCCATTTCTACAATTCTGCCACGAAGGCCCAAGCGTCCCATTTTCCTCAACATAAACTCGATTTTATGAAGGAGGTATCGGTCTATATCGGTATCTCGGCGGGGGAAAACTCCATGGTGATGGCTCAGGCGAACCAGGCGAACATGATTGCCTGGTCCAAGACTACACGACCCATCGTCGACAGACGCGTCAAGAATACCCGCTGGGTGATCACCCGCTATCCGACCCATGGCGCCGCACAGGAAGCAAAGATGAGCCTAGAGGAGTACGAAGATTATCTCTTTTCCGCCTGCTGCATCGACTGGCAGGCGGAATCGCGCAAACAGGAGAAACTCAAACGACTCATGGATCGAACGGAATCCGTGCGAATCAAGGCTTCGGATACGGATCTCTCATTCAGCATCAAGGGGCTCGACGGGATAAAATGCGACGGCCGGTTCAATATCCCGGACGGAGAGGTGTTTACGGCGCCGGTGCGTAATTCGGTCGAGGGGCACATCACCTACAACTGCCCCACCGTATACCAGGGAAAAGAGTTTAACGGTATCCGTCTTGAGTTCCGTGAGGGGAAGGTCGTCAAGGCTACCGCTACGGGAATGGATGAGGCACTCAACCGCATTCTCGATACAGACGAAGGTGCCCGCTATATCGGCGAGTTTGCCATCGGGGTCAATCCGAATATTCGCGAGCCGATGCGCAACATCTTGTTCGATGAGAAGATATTCGGTTCCATTCACTTCACTCCGGGGCAGTGCTATGATGAATGCGACAACGGGAATCGATCAGCAGTACACTGGGACATGGTGAAGCTTCTCAGGGGAGATGGCGAGATCTGGTT